Proteins found in one Zea mays cultivar B73 chromosome 1, Zm-B73-REFERENCE-NAM-5.0, whole genome shotgun sequence genomic segment:
- the LOC100217148 gene encoding Serine/threonine-protein kinase ATG1a, which produces MDEEEREEVGEYKLQGLVGRGSFAEVHRAAHRRTGAPAAVKAIDRRLVDKRVHDGILQEREILRSIDHPNILRLLDTIDTTNMMYLVLEYCDGGDLDAFLHKHGRLPEAVAKDLMRQLAEGLKVLRGRNIVHRDLKPQNLLLSTNGDDIVLKIGDFGFARSLVHENLAATICGSPYYMAPEIWQGKDYDAKSDLWSVGIILFQLVTGKLPFTGSNAFQLHQNVMATDDLNFPSEIEADLCPDCIDLCRRLLHRDPKKRISFEEIFNHKFLATTRKCYESCHAVELRDNCQTITSPVVLKTKSGSIESKNPKVFDSWEWIEREYVLVPENCTSMEMSSLNIKSTKDDMDTRTVSYGRSTGKGSVQNQIRDFTDTATGVQSHGCAPVVISQESATVDCRRGKPPDYITRLHSLNQYVLVLADLAREKLSKGLYLEALSIELVLLTIWKEALDACSLLMDTSDGEKFSKSCQEHFLAKSGHSPMNVVQGLDFTRTASIFSWLESGFMKAYDRAEKISHVLRKSDDNTEMPDAVDVTFQTAL; this is translated from the exons ATGGACGAGGAGGAAAGGGAGGAGGTGGGAGAGTACAAGCTGCAAGGGTTGGTTGGGAGGGGCTCGTTCGCCGAGGTGCACCGTGCCGCGCACCGCCGCACTGGCGCGCCCGCGGCGGTCAAGGCGATCGACCGCCGCCTCGTCGACAAGCGCGTCCACGACGGCATCCTGCAGGAGAGGGAGATACTCAGGAGCATCGACCACCCCAACATCCTCCGCCTCCTCGACACCATCGAC ACCACGAACATGATGTACCTGGTGCTGGAGTACTGCGACGGAGGCGACCTGGACGCGTTTCTCCACAAGCACGGCCGGCTGCCGGAGGCCGTAGCCAAGGACTTGATGCGGCAGCTCG CGGAAGGGCTGAAGGTGCTGAGGGGGAGGAACATCGTGCACCGGGACCTCAAACCACAG AACCTTCTCCTATCAACCAACGGGGATGACATCGTATTGAAAATTGGTGACTTTGGGTTTGCCAG GTCGCTGGTGCATGAAAATTTAGCTGCTACAATATGTGGGTCGCCATATTATATGGCACCAGAAATTTGGCAAGGGAAGGACTATGATGCAAAG TCGGACTTGTGGAGTGTTGGTATCATTCTTTTTCAGCTAGTCACAGGGAAGTTGCCATTCACCGGGAGTAATGCTTTTCAG CTGCACCAAAATGTCATGGCTACCGATGATCTTAACTTCCCTTCAGAAATTGAAGCTGATTTATGTCCTGATTGCATTGATTTGTGCAGAAGACTCCTGCACCGTGATCCAA AGAAgagaataagttttgaagaaatcttCAATCACAAGTTTTTGGCAACAACAAG GAAATGCTATGAATCCTGTCATGCTGTAGAATTAAGAGATAACTGCCAGACAATCACCTCTCCTGTTGTCCTAAAAACAAAGTCTGGAAGTATTGAATCAAAAAATCCGAAAG TTTTTGATTCATGGGAGTGGATTGAACGAGAATATGTGCTTGTTCCGGAAAACTGTACTTCTATGGAAATGTCTTCACTCAACATCAAGTCCACAAAGGATGATATGGATACAAGAACGGTCAGCTATGGTAGGTCCACTGGCAAAGGGTCTGTTCAGAACCAAATCAGAGACTTTACTGACACAGCTACTGGTGTACAAAGCCATGGATGTGCTCCTGTGGTCATTTCACAGGAGTCAGCCACTGTGGATTGTAGACGAGGGAAACCACCTGATTATATTACAAGACTTCATTCTCTGAATCAATATGTTCTTGTTCTTGCGGATCTTGCTCGGGAAAAG CTATCTAAAGGCCTGTACCTGGAGGCGTTATCAATTGAACTTGTATTATTAACTATCTGGAAAGAGGCACTTGATGCATGTAGCTTGCTCATGGATACATCAGATGGTGAAAAATTCTCTAAATCTTGTCAAGAACATTTCCTTGCTAAGAGTGGCCACTCACCTATGAATGTAGTACAAGGATTGGATTTCACTCGGACGGCTTCTATTTTTTCTTGGCTTGAAAGTGGGTTTATGAAGGCATATGATCGTGCAGAGAAGATATCACATGTATTACGGAAAAGTGATG ATAACACCGAGATGCCAGATGCAGTGGATGTTACATTCCAAACTGCTTTGTAA
- the LOC100285830 gene encoding uncharacterized protein LOC100285830 gives MLRLAFPLVSHLPRRKPSAIRPRPPPARRYASAAAVTASSFSPPHSPLLPPLPPASAYVHLPFCRKRCHYCDFPIIALGSSSAPSRGEAAEDPRIVDYVNLLLREVSATRPVSDDGVPLETVFFGGGTPSLVPPRLVATVLDALRARFGLSARPEVSIEMDPGTFDAARLKELVGVGVNRVSLGVQAFQEDLLRACGRAHGVKEVHEAVAIVTACEGLQNWSMDLISSLPNQTEEMWEESLRCTVDARPTHVSVYDLQIEQGTKFGQMYTPGVFPLPSDTESANFYRIASKRLSEAGYNHYEISSYCKPGYECKHNLTYWQNRPFYAFGLGSASYINGVRYSRPRRTKEYAEWVQKLEDGTWRHESRSSDLKDMALDVVMLSLRTAWGLDLQSFSKSFGKSLALSLCNTFKPFVESGHVIAMDMDRQALPHTDFELDLQNEDGFGSRIAFIRLSDPDGFLLSNELISLAFGIISP, from the exons ATGCTCCGGCTGGCCTTCCCGCTCGTCTCCCATCTCCCACGCCGGAAACCGTCCGCAATCCGCCCACGCCCTCCACCCGCTCGACGATATGCCTCCGCGGCCGCCGTCACCGCCTCCTCCTTCTCCCCACCTCACTCTCCCTTGCTACcgccgctacccccggcctccgcCTACGTCCACCTTCCCTTCTGCCGCAAGCGCTGCCACTACTGCGACTTCCCCATCATCGCCCTCGGCTCATCGTCAGCCCCCTCCCGTGGCGAGGCCGCGGAAGACCCCAGGATCGTTGACTACGTGAACCTCTTGCTCCGCGAGGTCTCCGCCACGCGCCCGGTTTCCGACGATGGCGTGCCGCTCGAGACCGTCTTCTTCGGTGGGGGCACGCCGTCGCTCGTCCCGCCGCGCCTGGTCGCCACGGTCCTCGACGCGCTGCGCGCCAGGTTCGGCCTGTCGGCGCGCCCCGAGGTCTCCATCGAGATGGACCCCGGCACGTTCGATGCCGCCAGGCTCAAGGAGCTCGTGGGCGTGGGCGTCAACCGCGTCTCGCTCGGCGTGCAGGCGTTCCAGGAGGACCTGCTGCGGGCGTGCGGACGCGCGCACGGCGTGAAGGAGGTGCACGAGGCCGTCGCGATCGTGACGGCGTGCGAGGGGCTGCAGAACTGGAGCATGGACCTCATCTCCTCGCTGCCGAATCAAACCGAGGAGATGTGGGAGGAAAGCTTGAGGTGCACGGTGGATGCAAGGCCCACTCACGTTTCTGTGTATGATCTGCAAATTGAGCAGGGCACCAAGTTTGGGCAGAT GTATACTCCTGGTGTCTTTCCTCTGCCGAGTGACACCGAATCTGCAAACTTCTACAGGATTGCTTCGAAGCGACTTTCTGAAGCAGGTTATAACCACTATGAGATCAGTAGCTACTGCAAGCCTGGATACGAGTGCAAGCACAACCTAACATACTGGCAAAACCGACCCTTCTATGCCTTTGGTCTTGGATCTGCGAGCTACATTAACGGTGTGAGGTACTCCAGGCCCAGAAGAACAAAGGAGTATGCAGAATGGGTTCAGAAGTTAGAGGATGGAACGTGGAGACATGAGTCTAGAAGCTCTGATCTGAAGGACATGGCACTGGATGTGGTTATGCTATCGCTGAGAACAGCTTGGGGGCTTGATTTGCAAAGTTTCAGTAAATCCTTTGGGAAAAGCCTGGCGCTATCACTGTGTAACACATTTAAGCCTTTTGTGGAGAGTGGGCATGTAATTGCAATGGATATGGATCGACAAGCCTTGCCACATACTGATTTTGAGTTGGACCTGCAAAATGAAGATGGTTTTGGAAGCAGAATTGCATTCATCCGTCTCAGCGACCCAGATGGATTTTTGTTGTCCAACGAGTTGATTTCACTTGCTTTTGGGATTATCTCACCTTGA